The window CCCTTCCAGCCATTTTTCTTCAAGGAGATAACGTCTCAGGTCACCATCGGTAATAATGCCGCATAATGTCCTGTTTCCCTCAATAACCAAAACAGCCCCGATATTTTTCGTGTTCAATTCGGCTATGGCTTGCTCCAGGCTGTCTTCTTTTTTGATCATCGGTATCTTATCACCAGAGAGCATAACCTCACGGACAGCCACCTTCAAGCGCTCTCCCAAGCTGCCCCCAGGATGATTACGACGAAAATCTTCTGCTCTAAATTGCTTCCGCTGGAGAAGGGCAACAGCCAGGGCATCGCCCAAGGCAAGGGTAGCCGTGGTGGAGGTAGTCGGAGCCAGTCCCAGGGGACAGGCCTCCCGAGGCACCGCAACATTGAGGGTAACAGCTGCTGCTTTGGCCAAAGTCGAATTGCTGTTCCCGGTCATGGCGATGATCTGCACGGAACGATTTTTCAGGCTTTCCAGTAAGAGATTCAGCTCCGCAGTCTCACCAGAATAGGAAATAGCCAAAACAACATCTGTGGAACTGAGCATCCCCAGGTCCCCGTGCATGGCTTCCACCGGGTGGAGAAAAAATGAAGGGGTACCGGTCGAATTCAGGGTGGCAGAAATTTTCTGCCCTACCAAACCGGACTTGCCAATTCCACTGATTACCAGCCGAGTCGGGCAACCCATAATCAGGTCTACGGCCCGGACAAATTCCTCGCCCAATGCATCACGGACAGCGGTAATACCTTCTGCCTCTACTGTCAGCACCTCCCTGGCCTGCTCGACTGTCATTCCGTCCCTCCTAGATCAACCACAATGCGCCCTGTCGTCTTGCCCGCAAGCATATCTTCCACAAAATGGGTCAGCTGATCAAGTGTAATACGGGTGGTCAGACCATCAAGAATATTGAGACGCCAACCATCAGCAAGGTCCTGCCAGATCTCCTCCCGGCGAATCATGGGACAGCTGGCTGAATCAATACCGATGAGACAAACAGAGCGCAGAATAAAGGGATACACGGTCAGAGAAAGATCACCTGAGGCCGCATTACCACAAGAGGTCACGATACCGCCATACCGGGTAGCCTTAATAGCACCGGCGAGAACATCTCCACCAACCGTATCAACCACACCTGCCCAGCGTTCACGTAACAACGCTGCATTGGCGCGCCCAATCGCCTGTTTTCGTGTCAGAACATCTTGCGCTCCCAGCTTCTGCAAAAAAGCATGCTCGCTTTCCTTGCCTGTCACCGCAGCGACCTGGAACCCAAGTTTACTGAGCAGGGCCACAGCTGTTGAGCCCACACCACCAGTGGCACCGGTCACCAACACAGGTCCTTGGTCCGGGCGCACCCCAAGGGAGATCAAACGTTCAACACACTGGGCTGCGGTAAAACCGGCTGTCCCGATTTGCATTGCCTCGTACAGAGACAAACCGGTCGGTTTAGCAAGGACCCAATCATTGGGAACAGAAACATATTCAGCAAAACCGCCTGGGGTGTTCATACCGAGATCATATCCCATACAGATAACCTCGTCTCCCAAGCTGAACTGACCTGTTGTCGAGGCTGCCACTACCCCTGCGGCATCAATTCCCGGAGTATGGGGATAATTCTTAGTCACCCCCCGGTTGCCATTGGCAGACAAAGCATCCTTATAATTCAGAGAGGAAAAGTGAACCCTAATCAAAACCTCACCAGGAGGAAGTTCGCTCATAACACATTCCTCCACTGCCCTGTGGATTTTTTTCTCTGCATCCTCCCGGACAACCAAGGCTTTAAATCTTTTTTCTTCCATAAATATACGTCCTTCTCTTTTCTGCCTCTTCTCTCTTTTTCAAGACACTGGTTTCACCGGATTCAAGTCACCGGCAAGCACTTGATGCTCAACCCCTTGAGTATCAACTATAATATATTGTCCGTCCGGGGCAAGCCCTATCCCTGTTGCAGGGATTTCTTCCTCATGTCGGAGATAGCGCAACGCCCTGCCCTTGAGATAATCAAATGTACGCCAGTCTGCAAGCAGCTTTTCCTTTGCTTCAGCCAGTCGTTGAGCCGCCTGCTGCATAGCGTTAACAAACAGAGGAAGAAGCACCTCAATACTCGGGCAGTGCTCCGCAACATGGACTAAAGAAATACTCTTCTGGCGAAGCTCCTGAGGAAAGAGCTCAGGAGTCGTACTCACGTTGACCCCTACCCCTATGACAACAAATTCTGCCTGCCCCCCACGAATCGGGCCTGATTCCGTGAGGATTCCCGCCATTTTTCGCTCATACACATAGAGATCATTGGGCCATTTCATCATGACAGGGACTGAAAGCGCCTCACGAAGACTTAGGCACAGGCCCGTACCAGCAGCCAAGGTAAGAAGCGGTAGATCAACAAGATCAAGTTCTGGCCGAAGAATTAAAGAAAAATACAACCCCCCGACAGGTGATGCAAATTTTCTTTTTCCTCGTCCTCGCCCTCCGCTCTGCCTATCCGCGTGAATCACCGTGCCATGTTCAGCTCCCTGCTCTGCCATCGCGAGAGCAAGGATATTGGTGGAATCAAGGGTGGAAAAATGATGATACAAATGTTCCTGCACGCCAGGTTTCCTCAGTCTTTCTTAGCTACTAATGCAAAATCACAGGTCGTTTTTTTCATTCTCTCATAATACTTTATTTCAATAAATTCTGTAACCCTAAAAAACACCCTGGAGACAACCCGCTCTCAGCACCTTCAGCAGCCCCTTTTCCTCTTGACTTTTTATCGTAGAAAGATAAAAACAAGGCTATTCTGCGCGACATCAAATATGCCTTTGCCGTTGTGTATTCATACAAAAAGACAATTAAAAAAGCGGTCGCATTCTAACGGCCCGCCTCCTAACATACAGAGGAACAGGTGAAACATGATCAATAAAGTAATTCTAATCGGTAATCTTGGAGCTGACCCAGAACTCCGTTACACCCAAAGTGGTGTGGCGGTGGCAAATTTCAGAGTTGCGACCACTGAACGCTGGAAAGGCCAAGATGGACAGATGCAGGAACAAACAGAATGGCATACCATAGTTGCTTGGCAACGCCTCGGAGAAATCTGTAACGAATACCTGCATAAAGGCTCCAAGGTCTATATAGAAGGCAAATTACAAACTAGAAAATGGCAGGACCAGAACGGC is drawn from Candidatus Electrothrix aestuarii and contains these coding sequences:
- a CDS encoding single-stranded DNA-binding protein, which gives rise to MINKVILIGNLGADPELRYTQSGVAVANFRVATTERWKGQDGQMQEQTEWHTIVAWQRLGEICNEYLHKGSKVYIEGKLQTRKWQDQNGNDRYTTEIIAREMKMLTPRGEGGGSYGSGGSGGGYDPGPAGGAPPSGGGYDDFAGGSTPGGGTGSDVPF
- a CDS encoding biotin--[acetyl-CoA-carboxylase] ligase; translated protein: MQEHLYHHFSTLDSTNILALAMAEQGAEHGTVIHADRQSGGRGRGKRKFASPVGGLYFSLILRPELDLVDLPLLTLAAGTGLCLSLREALSVPVMMKWPNDLYVYERKMAGILTESGPIRGGQAEFVVIGVGVNVSTTPELFPQELRQKSISLVHVAEHCPSIEVLLPLFVNAMQQAAQRLAEAKEKLLADWRTFDYLKGRALRYLRHEEEIPATGIGLAPDGQYIIVDTQGVEHQVLAGDLNPVKPVS
- a CDS encoding KpsF/GutQ family sugar-phosphate isomerase, encoding MTVEQAREVLTVEAEGITAVRDALGEEFVRAVDLIMGCPTRLVISGIGKSGLVGQKISATLNSTGTPSFFLHPVEAMHGDLGMLSSTDVVLAISYSGETAELNLLLESLKNRSVQIIAMTGNSNSTLAKAAAVTLNVAVPREACPLGLAPTTSTTATLALGDALAVALLQRKQFRAEDFRRNHPGGSLGERLKVAVREVMLSGDKIPMIKKEDSLEQAIAELNTKNIGAVLVIEGNRTLCGIITDGDLRRYLLEEKWLEGEAGKGRKKIAEVMTKQPITISGELMAADALSLMQSKDITVLAVVGREHEVEGILHLHDLLGKGEFRFLI
- a CDS encoding YhdH/YhfP family quinone oxidoreductase, which gives rise to MEEKRFKALVVREDAEKKIHRAVEECVMSELPPGEVLIRVHFSSLNYKDALSANGNRGVTKNYPHTPGIDAAGVVAASTTGQFSLGDEVICMGYDLGMNTPGGFAEYVSVPNDWVLAKPTGLSLYEAMQIGTAGFTAAQCVERLISLGVRPDQGPVLVTGATGGVGSTAVALLSKLGFQVAAVTGKESEHAFLQKLGAQDVLTRKQAIGRANAALLRERWAGVVDTVGGDVLAGAIKATRYGGIVTSCGNAASGDLSLTVYPFILRSVCLIGIDSASCPMIRREEIWQDLADGWRLNILDGLTTRITLDQLTHFVEDMLAGKTTGRIVVDLGGTE